A region of Ornithodoros turicata isolate Travis chromosome 5, ASM3712646v1, whole genome shotgun sequence DNA encodes the following proteins:
- the LOC135396008 gene encoding uncharacterized protein LOC135396008 has product MSRPSRQTWTSLRGRHSSYGAARMQSPLKPSSLLRASGCTLYTLCRAQSVHANARLTKKLRKAKEKCVMTNMVDQMENVIQTASSQNAAAVTAAPMLDIGLGVCMDAGVLHRIERNSKGDRTRLARALIWAVFSPEEMIGRTSYGIPCNAH; this is encoded by the exons ATGTCCCGGCCGTCCCGGCAAACGTGGACATCGCTAAGGGGAAGACATTCCTCATACGGTGCAGCAAGAATGCAGAGCCCTCTGAAGCCTTCTTCGTTGCTGCGG GCCTCAGGGTGCACACTGTACACATTGTGCAGAGCACAATCGGTGCATGCAAATGCCCGCCTGACAAAGAAGCTTCGCAAAGCCAAAGAGAAGTGTG TCATGACCAACATGGTGGATCAAATGGAAAATGTAATCCAGACTGCCTCCAGCCAGAACGCTGCTGCTGTTACAGCAGCTCCAATG CTGGACATCGGCTTAGGTGTTTGCATGGACGCTGGTGTTCTGCACAGAATAGAGAGAAACAGCAAAGGGGATAGGACAAG GCTGGCCCGTGCCCTCATTTGGGCAGTGTTTTCTCCTGAGGAGATGATTGGGCGAACTTCATATGGGATACCATGCAACGCCCACTAA